A stretch of the Agelaius phoeniceus isolate bAgePho1 chromosome 1, bAgePho1.hap1, whole genome shotgun sequence genome encodes the following:
- the SLC30A8 gene encoding proton-coupled zinc antiporter SLC30A8: protein MATERGLERTCLVSEKDTKKYSLALDRMSWHQKNSNEERQQQEAEVTGANPAYHCHSFSQAYENRQREQHQARRKLCVASVICTFFMIAEITGKYIAGSLAVLSDAAHILVDLTSFLISLFSLCLTSKPPTKQFTFGWHRAEILGALMSMIIVWMVTGVLIYLACMRLLHPDYDIDATVMLITSACAVLTNILLSLILHQTGHGHSHRAQAREGTSAPLEPALSNASLQAAFVHAIGDLFQSISVLISALIIFFKPQYKIADPICTFVFSIFVLATTITILRDILTILMEGTSKGFAYDAVKARILTVEKVESVHDLHLWSLTMNQTALSAHIATADSTDSQKILRDVTQALFEQYSFHSITIQIESGEDQKPDCVFCQEPRD, encoded by the exons ATGGCTACTGAAAGGGGTCTTGAAAGAACTTGCCTTGTGAGTGAGAAGGACACCAAGAAGTACTCGTTGGCCCTAGACAG GATGAGCTGGCATCAGAAGAATTCAAATgaagagaggcagcagcaggaagcagaAGTTACAGGAGCTAATCCAGCATATCACTGTCACAGCTTCTCCCAGGCCTATGAGAACAGACAGAGGGAGCAGCATCAAGCCAGGAGGAAGCTCTGTGTAGCATCAGTAATTTGCACCTTCTTCATGATTGCTGAGATAACAGGGAAGTAT ATCGCCGGGAGCCTGGCCGTGCTCAGCGACGCGGCACACATCCTGGTGGACCTCACAAGCTTCCTCATCAGCCTCTTCTCGCTGTGCCTCACCTCCAAACCTCCCACCAAACAGTTCACCTTTGGCTGGCACCGAGCAG AAATTCTGGGAGCTTTGATGTCTATGATAATAGTTTGGATGGTGACTGGTGTGTTGATATATTTGGCTTGCATGAGGCTGCTACACCCGGATTATGATATTGATGCTACAGTGATGCTCATTACCTCTGCTTGTGCTGTGCTCACCAACATCCT GCTAAGCCTGATTCTGCACCAGACTGGCCACGGGCACAGCCACAGGGCACAAGCCAGGGAAGGCACatcagcccctctggagccagctCTGAGCAATGCCAGCCTGCAGGCAGCCTTTGTGCATGCCATTGGAGATCTATTCCAGAGCATTAGTGTGCTAATTAGTGCACTTATCATCTTCTTTAAG CCACAGTACAAAATAGCCGACCCAATCTGCACATTTGTGTTTTCCATCTTTGTTTTGGCAACTACTATCACGATTTTAAGGGATATTCTAACTATATTAATGGAAG gaACATCAAAAGGATTTGCTTATGATGCTGTAAAAGCAAGAATTTTAACAGTTGAAAAAGTGGAGTCTGTTCACGACCTTCATCTTTGGTCTCTGACAATGAATCAAACTGCTCTCTCTGCTCACATTGCCACAG CAGACTCAACAGACAGCCAGAAGATTTTGAGAGATGTTACTCAAGCCCTGTTTGAGCAGTACAGCTTCCACTCCATCACCATTCAGATTGAATCAGGGGAGGATCAGAAACCAGACTGTGTCTTCTGCCAAGAGCCCAGGGATTAA